The genomic region AGCCATCGAGCCGCGGATCGATGCTCGCCGGCTATATGATCGCACTCTATTCGGGCCAGGCGATCGGACAGATGCTGCTGACGCTGGACCTGGGCGCGGAGTCGCCGGCCCTCCCCTTCGTGCTGGCGGCGATGCTCATCACCCTCGCCGCGGTCCCGGTGGCGCTGACCCGCATGCCCGCGCCGACGCTCACAAAGGCACGGCCGCTGCCGATTTCGGCGCTGTACGCGGTGTCCCCGCTGGGCGTGGTGGGAACGGTCGCGACGGGCCTGATGTTCGGATCCTTCTATGCATTGGGCGCGGTCTATGTGCTGCGCCAGGGAGCCGATATCGCCCAGGCCGCCTGGTTCATGACCGCAGTGATCCTGGGCGGAGTCGCGCTGCAATGGCCGCTCGGCAAGCTGTCGGACCGGTTCGACCGGCGCAAAGTGATCGTCGCGCTCTATGGCAGCACGGTCCTGACGAGCCTCGCGCTCGGCTTCGGCGGCGGGATCGAGGGGCTGCTGCTGCCGCTCGGCGCCGCATTCGGCGGGCTGGGCTTCGCGCTGTATCCGATGTGCGTCGCGCATACGAACGACCATCTCCAGCCCGAGCAACGGGTGAGCGCCAGCGGCGGGCTGGTGCTCCTCTATTCGATGGGGGCCGCAGTCGGGCCCTTCGCGGCGGGCGGCGCGATGCAGCTTCTGGGCCCCGAGGGGCTGTTCGGCTTCATCGCGCTGTGCGCGGCCGGAACCTCCGGCTTCGGAGTCTGGCGCCAGTGGCATGCCGCTCCCGTTCCCGCCGAAGACCAGCAGCGGTTCCGGATGCTGCCGCGCACCACTCCGATGGTCGCGACGCTGGACCGGGCCGGCGACGAGGAGCGCGCGGCCTGACCATGCTTGCCATGACACCGGGGCACGGCTAGGCGGCAGCTTTAATGCAAGCTTCGGATCATCGCCCCGGCGCCGTGCTTTCCGGCAGCGACGCCTTTCCGCACCGTCATCTGACGGGAATCGCGGGACTTCAGCCGCACGAGATCATGTTCCTGCTCGACGAGGCGGAACAATGGGTGGAGGCGAACCGCACTCGGGCGAAGAGCGACCACCGCCTCGACGGTCTCACCCAGATCAATGCCTTTTTCGAGAATTCGACTCGTACGCTGCTGAGCTTCGAGATCGCGGGCAAGCGGCTTGGCGCCGATGTCGTCAACATGCACGCCGCGCAATCGAGCGTGAAGAAGGGCGAGACGCTGATCGACACGGCTGTCACGCTGAACGCGATGCGCGCCGACGTGATCGTCATCCGCCACGGCAGCTCGGGCGCGGTTCAGCTCATCTCTTCGAAGGTCGACTGCCCGGTGCTGAACGCCGGTGACGGCTGGCACGAGCACCCTACCCAGGCGCTGCTCGACGCACTCACGATCCGCCGGCGGCGCGGGAGCATCGCGGGACAGCGCGTAGTGATCTGTGGCGACCTGCTCCACAGCCGGGTCGCGCGGTCGAACATTCTGGCGCTGACCGCGCTGGCCGCCGAGGTCCGGGTGGTCGCACCCTCGACGCTGATGCCTCCCGCGATCGAGAAGATGGGCGTCACGCCCTTCATCGATTTCGATGCGGCTCTGGAGGGCGCCGATGTCGTCATGATGCTGCGTGTCCAGAACGAGCGCATGTCGGGTGGCTTCATCCCCTCCACTCGGGAGTATCACATGCGCTACGGCCTCACTCCGGAGCGGCTTGAACGCGCGCGTCCCGATGCGCTGGTGATGCACCCGGGGCCGATGAACCGGGGAGTCGAGATCGATTCGAGCGTTGCCGACGATCCCACGCGCTCGGCGATCACCGAGCAGGTGTCGATGGGCGTGGCGGTGCGCATGGCCTGCCTCGACGTGCT from Sphingosinithalassobacter sp. CS137 harbors:
- a CDS encoding aspartate carbamoyltransferase catalytic subunit, which gives rise to MQASDHRPGAVLSGSDAFPHRHLTGIAGLQPHEIMFLLDEAEQWVEANRTRAKSDHRLDGLTQINAFFENSTRTLLSFEIAGKRLGADVVNMHAAQSSVKKGETLIDTAVTLNAMRADVIVIRHGSSGAVQLISSKVDCPVLNAGDGWHEHPTQALLDALTIRRRRGSIAGQRVVICGDLLHSRVARSNILALTALAAEVRVVAPSTLMPPAIEKMGVTPFIDFDAALEGADVVMMLRVQNERMSGGFIPSTREYHMRYGLTPERLERARPDALVMHPGPMNRGVEIDSSVADDPTRSAITEQVSMGVAVRMACLDVLTRRARGIEGWA
- a CDS encoding MFS transporter, whose protein sequence is MIAAVLPVRALLVAILMLMAGGGFLATELSIRLETGGSRALMIGAVGMSYFAGLTTGSLLIARLIERVGHIRTFAAVASLFAATTLAFALLPGGLAWMPLRFVNGFCAAGVFICLESWLNERAEPSSRGSMLAGYMIALYSGQAIGQMLLTLDLGAESPALPFVLAAMLITLAAVPVALTRMPAPTLTKARPLPISALYAVSPLGVVGTVATGLMFGSFYALGAVYVLRQGADIAQAAWFMTAVILGGVALQWPLGKLSDRFDRRKVIVALYGSTVLTSLALGFGGGIEGLLLPLGAAFGGLGFALYPMCVAHTNDHLQPEQRVSASGGLVLLYSMGAAVGPFAAGGAMQLLGPEGLFGFIALCAAGTSGFGVWRQWHAAPVPAEDQQRFRMLPRTTPMVATLDRAGDEERAA